The following are encoded together in the Hypnocyclicus thermotrophus genome:
- a CDS encoding ACT domain-containing protein — MQGKIVITVIGDDKVGIVSEVSLKLKELKCNIIDISQTIFENEIFAMIMLVEIKDSTFDFNKIKEKLKLLEEKIGVKVYVQHEDIFKAMHKI; from the coding sequence ATGCAAGGAAAAATAGTTATAACTGTAATTGGCGATGATAAAGTAGGAATAGTTTCTGAAGTATCATTAAAACTTAAAGAATTAAAGTGTAATATTATCGATATTTCTCAAACAATTTTTGAAAACGAAATTTTTGCTATGATTATGTTAGTTGAAATAAAAGATTCTACTTTTGATTTTAATAAAATAAAAGAAAAATTAAAATTATTAGAAGAAAAAATAGGTGTAAAAGTTTATGTTCAACATGAAGATATTTTTAAAGCTATGCATAAAATTTAA